The following are encoded together in the Humulus lupulus chromosome 5, drHumLupu1.1, whole genome shotgun sequence genome:
- the LOC133779900 gene encoding protein FAR-RED ELONGATED HYPOCOTYL 3-like — MFGMALLNSEDEKTYFWLLGKFIECHNHVTPKVVVTDGDGAIKNVVLKYFPNATHRLCAWHMCTNALKFSKDPRFLQGFQDVMYNYYTIEEFMQKWGELIHNFDLHSSQWCTNTYQNRRSWAETYLRGKFVAGMQTNQRCESMNSSIKKIPTCKL; from the coding sequence ATGTTTGGAATGGCACTGCTTAACTCCGAGGATGAGAAAACTTACTTTTGGTTGCTTGGCAAATTTATTGAATGCCATAATCATGTAACACCAAAGGTTGTGGTGACAGATGGAGATGGAGCTATCAAAAATGTTGTCTTGAAGTACTTCCCAAATGCAACTCATCGGTTGTGTGCGTGGCACATGTGTACCAACgctttaaaattttcaaaagacCCCCGATTCTTACAAGGATTTCAAGATGTCATGTACAACTATTACACAATAGAGGAATTCATGCAAAAATGGGGGGAATTAATACACAATTTTGACCTCCATTCTAGCCAATGGTGCACCAACACTTATCAGAATCGTCGTTCATGGGCAGAGACATACCTAAGAGGGAAATTTGTCGCCGGAATGCAGACCAACCAAAGATGTGAGTCCATGAATTCAAGTATTAAAAAAATTCCTACATGCAAGTTATAG
- the LOC133779901 gene encoding protein FAR1-RELATED SEQUENCE 5-like, whose translation MDEVGSLQETSNWDNILQSLGIEKLANDIETEDVKGKVLESLEEWEDFYYTYSLWVGFSVCKADVRKKNGNITMRKWVCSKEGFCKHMEIDKVGGSKRKISITRTGFQASFRVVMMGDEGPWICKEFQPLHNHVKAALDELRFLRSNRSMSETLVAQVRSMNQVGIRTSHIISHLAMQSGGYERMPCQLRDVYNKVAHVKRKEKRCTDSDGALGYLDCLSKRDPNFFIQYQCDVDNRLGNLFWADGYS comes from the coding sequence ATGGACGAGGTAGGAAGTTTGCAAGAAACATCAAATTGGGATAATATACTACAATCTTTGGGGATTGAGAAACTCGCAAATGATATTGAGACGGAGGATGTCAAGGGAAAGGTCTTGGAGTCCCTTGAAGAGTGGGAGGATTTTTATTACACATACTCTTTGTGGGTAGGCTTCAGTGTCTGCAAAGCAGATGTACGGAAAAAAAATGGGAACATCACCATGAGAAAATGGGTATGTTCAAAAGAAGGTTTCTGCAAACACATGGAAATTGACAAGGTCGGTGGGAGCAAACGAAAAATATCTATTACTAGGACTGGTTTCCAAGCTAGTTTTCGAGTAGTAATGATGGGCGATGAGGGTCCGTGGATTTGCAAGGAATTCCAACCTCTGCACAACCATGTCAAGGCAGCATTAGATGAGTTGCGATTTCTGAGATCAAACCGTTCCATGTCAGAAACCCTAGTTGCTCAAGTGAGGTCAATGAACCAAGTTgggataagaacttcacacatcaTCTCCCACTTGGCAATGCAGTCTGGTGGGTACGAAAGGATGCCTTGCCAGCTACGAGACGTTTACAACAAGGTCGCCCATgtcaaaagaaaagagaaaagatgTACAGATTCAGATGGTGCTTTGGGATATTTGGATTGTTTGTCAAAGAGGGATCCAAATTTCTTCATTCAATATCAATGTGACGTGGACAACAGATTGGGGAACCTATTCTGGGCGGACGGATATTCTTGA